GGCCTCGAGGACCGGCAGGAACCCCGGGGGAAACTCCCCCTTGAGGTGGGCTATGCACTGGAGAAGCCCTTGTACCACCTCCCTCTCCTGCTCCCGCCTCCTCTGGCCGCCCCGCAAGGCGCTTCGGGCCAAATGCTCCAGCCGCCACACCAGGCAGACGCGGGGTTCCCCTCCCACGCCTTGGCAGGGGAGGCCCGGGGCCCCAGAGCAGGAGGCGTAAGCCTTCTCATAAAGGGGAGCCAGCTCGGTGCGGCCCAGAAGGGCGGGGCCCAGGGGCCCGGCGTGGGCCGCGGCCAGGCGCAGGTACTGGGCGCGCCGGGCGCGGCGGACCTCAACCTCCATGCCCTGAGGATAGGCCTCCCGGGGCAGGACAAATGACCCGAGAAAACCCCTAACCCAAGCGGAAGGGGGTCCTTAGACCGGCCTGGGCGATGGTCCGGGCCTCCTCCGGGGCCCAGGAGAGGGCCAAGACCCCCCGGTAGGCCCTGAGGGCCCTTTCCCTTTCCCCGGCCAGGTCCAGAAGCTGCCCGAAGCGGGCGAGGACGTAGCCCGGGAGGTACTCGGGGTGCTGGAAGTCCATGCGGAAGACCTCCTCCATGAGACCCAAGGCCTCCCGCCACTCCCCCGCCGCCAGGTAGATCTGGGCCGCCAGGTAGAGGGCCTCTGGACTCCCTATGGCGAAAAGCCCCTCCACCAGGCCCACCCAGTCGTCCTCCTCCCGAAGCTGCCAGGCCCGGTCCATGAGGGCCCTCTGCCTTTCGGCCTCCGTGGGCTCCTGGGGCCCGGGCAGGGCTCCGGGAAAGGCCTCGGCCAGAAAGGGGAAGTCCAGGACCTCGGCGATGACCGCCCCCTCCTTCCCCTTCAGGGCCTCGGCCACCCGGGCCATGCGCCCCTGGCGGAAGCCCGTGGCCGGGCCCTCGCCGAAGGCCTGGGCGAAGCCCTCGTAGATCCCCCTGAGCCTCGCCAAAAACTCCCCAGAGGCCAGGCCCTCGAGGGTCAAGGGGGTCCTAAGGAGGGCCAAGAGGGCCTGGTCAAAGGCAGCCATGCGCTCCAGGTAGGGCTTCCCGCCTGGGTGCTGGGCCAGGGCCTCGCGGAAGACCTCCGCCTCCTTCTTGAGGTGGGCCTCCTCGTCCAGGGCCACCACGGGA
The genomic region above belongs to Thermus sediminis and contains:
- a CDS encoding tetratricopeptide repeat protein, with the translated sequence MVRMLLLPSLGPFHILHPRYNAATVLAILERARPPVLYLASLSQEALSEGWWREEDPLLFHLLPWAEGRGLPVVALDEEAHLKKEAEVFREALAQHPGGKPYLERMAAFDQALLALLRTPLTLEGLASGEFLARLRGIYEGFAQAFGEGPATGFRQGRMARVAEALKGKEGAVIAEVLDFPFLAEAFPGALPGPQEPTEAERQRALMDRAWQLREEDDWVGLVEGLFAIGSPEALYLAAQIYLAAGEWREALGLMEEVFRMDFQHPEYLPGYVLARFGQLLDLAGERERALRAYRGVLALSWAPEEARTIAQAGLRTPFRLG